TCCTGCTGCCGCTGTACCTGATCTTCACGCAGATCCAGCGCACGGTCGGGGTGCAGCTCAACGGCAGCTATCTCGGCCTGATCATCACGTACATGACGTTCTCGCTGCCGTTCTCGATCTGGATGCTGTCGGGCTTCTTCGCCGCGATGCCGCGCGCGCTCGAGGAGGCCGCGATGATCGACGGCCTCGGCCGCTTCGGCGCCCTGGTGCGCGTCGTGCTCCCGGTCGCGCGCCCCGGCATCATCGCCGTCGCCGTGTACTGCTTCATCACGTCCTGGAGCGAGGTGCTGTTCGCGAGCGTCCTGACGAACGCCGACACGCGCACGCTGTCGATCGGCCTGCGCGCCTACGCGTCGCAGACGGATGTCTACTGGAACCAGATGATGGCCGCGTCCGTGGTCGTGTCGCTGCCCGTGCTGATCGGCTTCCTGATCGTGCAGCGCCACCTCATCTCCGGACTGTCGGCGGGAGCGGTCAAGTGAGCTCAGGTGCAGGGGCCCTCCGGGTCGGGATCGTCGGCGGCGGGTTCATGGCGCGCACGCACGCGCATGCCGCGCGCGCCGCGGGCGCGCACGTCGAGGCCATCCTGTCGTCGGCACCGGAGCGCACGGCGCAGGCCGCGTCCGAGCTCGCCGTGCCGCACGCCGCCGCGTCGCTCGAGGAGCTGATCGACCGCGTCGACGTCGTGCACGTGTGCTCGCCCAACCGCTGGCACCTCGAGCAGTCGCTCGCGGTGATCGGCGCCGGCACGCACGTG
The Microbacterium sp. JZ31 genome window above contains:
- a CDS encoding carbohydrate ABC transporter permease gives rise to the protein MIETRGFRILRAFGLVFLTLIVVVPLYVILTTSIKPLQDVRGLFQWFPSEITFQPYVDIWTTVPLAHYFTNSLIVTVFATTLSVILAILAAYALSRFSFPGARSFSLIVLSTQMFPGILFLLPLYLIFTQIQRTVGVQLNGSYLGLIITYMTFSLPFSIWMLSGFFAAMPRALEEAAMIDGLGRFGALVRVVLPVARPGIIAVAVYCFITSWSEVLFASVLTNADTRTLSIGLRAYASQTDVYWNQMMAASVVVSLPVLIGFLIVQRHLISGLSAGAVK